One uncultured Caproiciproducens sp. DNA segment encodes these proteins:
- a CDS encoding L-lactate dehydrogenase, whose product MKKGNKISILGAGNVGATIAYTLTIDGMASEIVLVDINQNKAKGEAMDIIQGTALCPPVNIYAGDYSDIQDSDIVIVTLGCARKPGQSRIDLAQGNVNIIKSVMPQAVHYAPDAIYVVVSNPVDIITYTILKTTGLPESHVFGSGTLLDSSRLRESLASTVGISPKNIHAYVFGEHGDSAMVPWSLTSIGGMPMNTYLNSMRGKNPDFKELDLNAIETEVHTSGAQVISLKGATFYAIALSARRICECILRDTNTVTTLSGMIHGAYGIEDVCLSLPFVLDCHGISSMEAPELTPAEQEKLLLSANTLKQTIASLDI is encoded by the coding sequence ATGAAAAAAGGCAATAAGATTAGTATCCTCGGTGCCGGCAATGTGGGTGCTACCATCGCCTATACTCTGACCATCGACGGGATGGCATCCGAGATCGTTCTGGTGGACATTAATCAAAACAAAGCCAAAGGGGAAGCAATGGACATCATCCAAGGCACGGCACTTTGTCCACCGGTCAACATTTACGCAGGGGACTATTCGGACATTCAGGATTCGGACATCGTCATTGTCACTCTGGGCTGTGCGCGTAAACCCGGTCAGTCCAGAATTGACCTTGCACAGGGAAATGTCAATATTATCAAGAGTGTTATGCCTCAGGCTGTACATTATGCACCGGACGCCATTTATGTTGTTGTCAGCAACCCGGTTGACATTATAACCTACACCATTCTGAAAACGACAGGACTTCCGGAATCCCACGTTTTCGGTTCCGGTACACTGCTTGACTCAAGCCGTCTGCGCGAAAGTCTTGCAAGTACGGTCGGAATCAGCCCTAAAAATATTCATGCCTATGTGTTCGGTGAGCACGGCGATTCCGCAATGGTGCCATGGTCCCTCACCAGCATTGGCGGCATGCCGATGAACACCTATCTGAACAGTATGCGCGGTAAAAATCCGGATTTCAAAGAGCTTGACCTGAATGCGATTGAAACCGAGGTCCATACCTCCGGCGCACAGGTCATTAGTCTGAAAGGTGCGACCTTTTATGCAATCGCGCTGTCCGCACGCCGCATCTGCGAGTGCATTCTGCGCGATACAAACACCGTAACCACCCTTTCCGGCATGATCCACGGGGCATACGGTATTGAAGATGTCTGTCTGAGCCTTCCGTTTGTTCTTGACTGCCACGGAATCAGCAGTATGGAAGCGCCGGAATTGACCCCGGCAGAACAGGAAAAACTGCTTCTCAGCGCCAACACTTTAAAGCAGACCATTGCTTCTCTCGATATTTAA